The bacterium genome contains a region encoding:
- the asnB gene encoding asparagine synthase (glutamine-hydrolyzing), producing MCGIFGVVDKDVHRFDTDQLRKFYTVQRHRGPDDNGEYLDNHAFLGFNRLSIIDLSENGHQPMTDRSQRYWIIFNGEIYNFQELRKLIEPQHTLRSRTDTEVVLYLYMEYGAEMLPHLDGMFAMAIWDSKEKTLFLARDRFGEKPIWYVEREQGISFSSEIRTLLRTGMVSTSLDTLGLYMYPWLGTSVYGKSVIKDIEGIKPGHYIHYVMDSKPKQVPYWKLQTIPSFRTTRKEAVEQVRHLLNESIEKRLISDVPLGLFYSGGIDSSVIAALVRKFQHEELHSFSIGFEENDYDESDMAALGAAYYGLQHHAFKLSAMEVLDHIPRFIQAMDFPIVDGFNSYFVSMFAREKFTVALSGIGGDELFGGYSTFRFMHLLKKLKFASVPLKKLSGRVFKSLTPSMQANWKMRVLAFAGGAFQTEGLQHELARTFYRSSELETIFSDEFLDHSYRHSPLDKLNDLVPDLGSDHIGRITLREIQSYMSYLLLPAIDVFSMHSSLEVRSPFLSHRLFEFVYSLPAAVKFDPDNQKSLLVDAFREFLPSQLIHRKKKGFGFPFEKWVFLPEYKSLICDTLESTKFKNRNIFSQTHVNNFLSFVYSRHHDKLPHQVFMKLWAITVLELWLQENLDG from the coding sequence ATGTGTGGTATTTTTGGAGTAGTTGATAAGGATGTGCACAGATTTGATACGGACCAACTTCGCAAATTCTACACCGTTCAACGGCATCGAGGGCCAGATGATAACGGAGAGTATTTGGATAACCATGCTTTTCTCGGATTTAACCGGCTAAGTATCATCGATCTTTCTGAAAACGGCCATCAACCCATGACTGATCGATCACAGCGTTATTGGATTATCTTCAATGGCGAGATATATAATTTTCAGGAATTGCGTAAGTTAATTGAACCTCAACATACTCTTAGAAGCAGAACGGATACGGAAGTCGTTCTGTATTTGTACATGGAATATGGAGCGGAGATGCTGCCGCATCTGGACGGTATGTTTGCCATGGCAATTTGGGATTCTAAAGAAAAGACACTCTTTTTGGCTAGGGACCGATTTGGGGAAAAGCCGATCTGGTATGTAGAACGTGAACAGGGAATTTCGTTTTCGTCGGAAATTCGAACACTTCTCCGGACCGGCATGGTTTCAACAAGTTTGGATACTTTAGGACTATACATGTATCCCTGGCTTGGCACAAGTGTTTATGGGAAATCAGTTATCAAGGACATTGAAGGAATAAAACCAGGTCACTATATCCATTATGTTATGGATAGTAAACCAAAACAAGTTCCCTACTGGAAACTGCAAACCATACCGTCTTTTCGTACTACGAGAAAAGAAGCAGTAGAACAAGTCAGGCATTTACTAAATGAGTCTATTGAAAAAAGGCTGATCAGCGATGTTCCGCTTGGGCTTTTTTACAGCGGTGGAATCGATTCGTCGGTTATCGCAGCGCTGGTCAGGAAGTTTCAACATGAGGAACTGCATTCATTCTCGATCGGATTTGAAGAGAATGATTATGACGAAAGCGACATGGCTGCATTAGGCGCTGCCTATTACGGGCTTCAGCATCATGCTTTCAAATTATCAGCAATGGAAGTATTGGATCACATACCCCGCTTTATTCAGGCAATGGATTTCCCCATCGTTGATGGGTTCAATTCCTATTTTGTTTCAATGTTCGCGAGGGAAAAGTTTACGGTGGCGCTGTCCGGGATCGGAGGCGATGAGTTATTCGGAGGGTACAGCACCTTCCGTTTTATGCATCTTCTTAAAAAACTCAAATTCGCTTCGGTTCCCCTGAAAAAATTATCCGGACGAGTTTTCAAATCTCTAACGCCGTCAATGCAGGCGAATTGGAAGATGCGTGTATTGGCATTTGCGGGAGGTGCTTTCCAGACAGAGGGTCTTCAGCATGAACTGGCGCGAACATTTTACAGAAGCTCCGAACTTGAAACCATTTTTTCTGATGAATTTCTTGATCATTCTTACAGGCATTCACCTCTGGATAAACTGAACGATCTGGTCCCGGACTTGGGAAGCGATCATATCGGAAGGATAACCCTACGTGAAATACAATCCTACATGTCCTATTTGCTTCTTCCTGCCATTGATGTTTTCAGTATGCATTCGTCTTTAGAGGTCAGATCGCCGTTTTTGTCTCACCGATTATTTGAATTTGTTTATTCACTGCCTGCTGCTGTAAAATTTGATCCGGATAATCAGAAAAGCCTTCTCGTGGATGCGTTTAGAGAATTTCTACCATCTCAACTTATTCATCGAAAGAAAAAAGGGTTTGGCTTTCCGTTTGAAAAATGGGTATTTTTGCCTGAGTATAAATCTTTAATCTGTGACACGCTGGAAAGTACAAAGTTTAAGAACAGAAATATTTTTTCTCAAACCCACGTAAACAATTTTCTTAGTTTTGTTTACAGCCGACATCACGATAAACTGCCGCATCAGGTTTTTATGAAGTTGTGGGCTATCACTGTTTTGGAGTTATGGCTGCAGGAGAATCTGGATGGATAA
- a CDS encoding glycosyltransferase family 4 protein produces the protein MKIDFVINRYPPSQGGGEFYAATLVRFLQKRGHLIQVHTSSLKSNYQRELIIGLPNQEMDHRVSICRYRPVYLTRNDNYPIFSAMAAKLFRSSADLIHAHSLYYFSADISGLIGKLRRKPFVLSPYFALRANGRFGTLRKLLNRLALSAGAVLVLTEYEKIEIEKYVSSVTRFETIPPGVNTEEFDQVPDNVFERFFDTKNHRVLLFVGRLDHGKGVDILIKALPEVIKKYPEVKCCIIGEDFGAMTELKTMAEETGVANNLIFTGKLDRQEVCSAFVNADIFVFPSRYEAFGMVLIEAMAAYLPVVAARSSAIPWVVKENEDGLLFDVNDHHDLAQKIMLTLSDASATQMRITRARKKVETEHAWPQVVEKLENVYSSLLR, from the coding sequence ATGAAGATCGACTTTGTCATAAACCGGTATCCTCCATCCCAAGGCGGCGGGGAGTTTTATGCTGCAACCTTGGTTCGGTTCCTTCAGAAAAGGGGACATTTGATCCAAGTACATACTTCAAGTCTGAAATCCAATTATCAAAGAGAATTGATAATTGGATTGCCGAACCAAGAAATGGACCATCGTGTGAGCATTTGTCGCTACCGACCTGTATACCTTACACGAAATGATAACTATCCGATTTTTTCTGCTATGGCCGCAAAGCTTTTTCGTTCATCTGCAGATCTTATTCACGCACATTCTTTATATTATTTTTCAGCTGATATCTCAGGATTGATTGGTAAACTTAGGAGGAAGCCTTTTGTTTTGAGTCCCTATTTTGCATTACGTGCTAATGGGCGTTTCGGAACACTTCGAAAGCTCCTGAACCGGCTTGCACTCAGTGCAGGGGCAGTTTTAGTCCTGACCGAATATGAAAAAATTGAGATTGAGAAATACGTCAGCTCTGTAACACGTTTTGAGACTATCCCGCCGGGTGTGAATACCGAAGAATTTGATCAGGTGCCCGATAATGTATTTGAACGATTTTTTGACACTAAAAATCACAGAGTACTTCTATTCGTAGGGCGATTGGACCACGGTAAGGGGGTTGATATACTCATCAAGGCTTTGCCGGAAGTTATAAAAAAATATCCGGAAGTCAAGTGCTGCATTATCGGTGAAGATTTCGGAGCGATGACCGAACTCAAGACCATGGCTGAAGAGACAGGCGTGGCAAATAACCTTATTTTCACCGGAAAGTTGGACCGGCAGGAAGTGTGCAGTGCATTTGTAAATGCCGACATATTTGTTTTCCCAAGCCGCTATGAGGCTTTTGGAATGGTACTTATCGAAGCTATGGCAGCTTATTTACCAGTGGTGGCGGCCAGAAGTTCGGCTATACCATGGGTGGTCAAGGAAAACGAGGATGGATTGCTTTTTGATGTGAACGACCATCACGATCTAGCACAAAAGATCATGCTGACTTTGTCGGATGCATCCGCAACACAAATGCGGATTACTCGTGCACGGAAAAAAGTCGAGACCGAACATGCTTGGCCACAGGTTGTGGAGAAATTAGAGAATGTTTATTCATCATTATTGAGATAA
- a CDS encoding class I SAM-dependent methyltransferase: MEMKEFKEFEEVKICDLCGSTENSDLYAPSHIRTCDRCGFVFASPRPTFNEIQNAYSVDGFYDGWLLGIEGRKKLWKKRYDRTKEFLNPKSKILDYSAGIGTFLQYARLGGQEVYGTEISTSAKTIAQQTYGIELYDEPILLANGYKDYYDAITAWHVVEHVGSPRGLLEKFHQCLKERGVLIIAVPNNYHRPLKSLFFLKKQNPDLLYPKLVPGAEIHLSYFNMNTLRFLLEKSRFNVEYAGIDDHFANPNWKTALKYFIYVLIMKIFKSNYSETIFIVARKTK; this comes from the coding sequence GTGGAAATGAAGGAATTCAAAGAGTTTGAAGAAGTAAAAATTTGTGATTTATGCGGTTCAACTGAAAACTCAGATTTGTACGCCCCTTCTCATATCCGAACATGTGACCGATGTGGTTTTGTATTTGCTTCTCCAAGACCGACATTTAATGAGATTCAAAATGCATACTCCGTCGACGGTTTTTATGACGGGTGGTTGCTCGGTATCGAAGGCAGGAAAAAGTTGTGGAAAAAAAGATACGATCGAACTAAGGAATTCCTTAACCCCAAGTCCAAAATTTTAGACTACAGCGCAGGAATTGGAACTTTTCTGCAATACGCAAGATTGGGAGGACAGGAGGTCTACGGAACGGAAATATCAACATCAGCAAAAACTATTGCCCAACAAACTTATGGTATCGAACTTTATGATGAACCAATACTCCTAGCAAACGGGTATAAAGATTATTATGATGCCATCACAGCATGGCATGTGGTTGAGCATGTAGGATCTCCCAGAGGGCTTCTGGAGAAATTTCATCAATGCCTTAAAGAACGCGGTGTGTTGATAATCGCTGTTCCAAATAATTATCACCGTCCATTGAAGTCTCTCTTTTTTTTGAAAAAACAAAACCCTGATCTTTTATATCCGAAACTGGTACCGGGTGCTGAGATACACCTTTCGTATTTTAATATGAACACACTCCGTTTTCTTCTGGAAAAAAGCAGATTCAACGTGGAATATGCCGGCATTGATGATCATTTTGCGAATCCAAATTGGAAGACGGCCTTAAAATATTTTATTTATGTTCTGATCATGAAAATATTCAAATCAAATTATTCTGAAACTATATTTATAGTTGCGAGAAAAACAAAATGA
- a CDS encoding class I SAM-dependent methyltransferase, producing MGESKIHRYLDIEHVGPNEESVRKEYAPLLQYFDGCNNVLDVGCGRGILLEMLRERGINAMGCDSELSMVQTCLQKGFECSQTDVLNFVGGTDQKFDAICCGHLIEHLEPASALEFLCQCFDKLIPGGRLLIITPNPEDLKIITLYFWLDLTHVRPYPRVLLEKMLKHIGFAILQSHDSNLPLHDKNIIKLFWMRVIKWFIYKITRLDLLYRGNTVILASKP from the coding sequence GTGGGCGAATCGAAAATACATCGTTACCTTGATATAGAGCACGTGGGGCCAAATGAAGAAAGCGTTCGCAAAGAGTATGCGCCTCTGCTTCAATATTTTGATGGATGTAACAACGTACTGGATGTGGGTTGCGGTCGCGGTATTTTACTCGAAATGCTACGGGAAAGAGGCATCAATGCCATGGGGTGTGACTCGGAGCTGTCTATGGTTCAAACTTGTCTCCAAAAAGGTTTCGAATGTTCTCAGACGGACGTCCTGAATTTTGTGGGAGGTACAGATCAAAAGTTTGACGCGATATGCTGCGGACATCTTATTGAGCATCTTGAACCTGCTTCCGCACTTGAATTTTTGTGCCAATGTTTTGACAAGTTGATACCCGGTGGAAGGCTCCTGATCATCACACCTAATCCCGAGGATCTTAAAATAATAACGTTATATTTTTGGCTCGATTTGACTCACGTCAGGCCCTATCCCAGGGTGTTGCTTGAAAAAATGCTAAAGCATATTGGATTTGCAATTTTACAAAGTCACGATTCAAACTTGCCGTTGCATGATAAGAATATTATAAAGTTATTTTGGATGCGGGTGATCAAATGGTTCATATATAAAATTACACGTTTGGATTTATTGTATAGAGGAAATACGGTGATTCTTGCAAGTAAGCCATAG
- a CDS encoding flippase: MGFQSVAKNSIYLISGQVIAKALAIVSLVWLARYVSVDEYGLLNYALSFWGIVLVFIEGGTGAMSVREVARDHSLSVRYLSATFLFKVIIGFLILPLATVTLWLLGAFDQPLKIWVFVFIGAGQYFLQIMFYTIIVFFRAREAFKFEAVLSVIAALINALLIITAIIIRTKFDFIVLIMFFSNVLIAFIALFTYWNRIEPVQLKVSKTFLVNFAYATIPFSITFIVGGVALKIPVPLIEQYSGTGAVAVYSAAMRIVEGFMFIPGAVGTILYPLFSRSYKKGDSHSVGKLDVILKLVCFISLPVILFSFFFRSEIIFLLYGDKYIETAAIWPIWIMWFFIWSSKSVLALFVLAIDKQKTAVAINLAGFIVTLVLSFMLIPRYSYFGATLSMIIAEMVMFLYVCVYLMKLGYRVFDVGKLSRIVLINLVLTVLAILAKINDPIVASAVFLCCYVTSIFAFKIITSNEKKMLTSLFRRIPNS; the protein is encoded by the coding sequence TTGGGTTTTCAATCGGTAGCAAAAAACAGTATTTACCTTATTTCCGGACAGGTCATCGCTAAAGCTCTCGCCATAGTCTCATTGGTTTGGCTTGCGAGATATGTTTCAGTTGACGAATACGGATTGCTCAATTATGCACTCTCTTTCTGGGGCATTGTACTTGTATTCATTGAAGGAGGAACTGGCGCAATGTCCGTGAGGGAAGTCGCCAGAGATCATTCGCTTTCTGTGAGATACCTGTCGGCGACTTTTTTGTTTAAGGTCATAATAGGTTTTTTAATACTTCCTCTTGCAACTGTCACGCTATGGCTACTGGGCGCTTTTGATCAGCCACTTAAAATATGGGTATTTGTTTTCATAGGCGCCGGGCAATATTTTCTTCAAATTATGTTTTATACTATCATCGTTTTTTTTCGGGCACGTGAGGCTTTCAAATTTGAAGCGGTTCTTTCCGTCATCGCCGCATTGATCAATGCGTTACTTATTATTACGGCAATTATTATTAGAACTAAGTTTGATTTTATCGTCCTGATTATGTTCTTTTCAAATGTTCTCATAGCGTTCATAGCCCTTTTTACATATTGGAATAGAATTGAACCCGTTCAGTTGAAAGTATCCAAAACCTTTCTTGTGAATTTTGCATACGCTACAATTCCTTTTTCGATCACATTTATTGTCGGAGGGGTTGCTTTGAAAATCCCTGTACCGTTGATCGAACAATATTCTGGAACAGGCGCTGTAGCGGTTTATTCAGCTGCCATGCGCATCGTGGAGGGTTTCATGTTTATTCCTGGCGCCGTCGGCACGATACTTTATCCATTGTTCTCCCGGTCCTATAAAAAGGGAGATTCCCATTCGGTTGGTAAGCTCGATGTGATCCTGAAATTAGTTTGCTTTATAAGTTTGCCGGTAATTTTGTTTTCGTTTTTTTTTAGATCGGAGATTATTTTTCTATTGTATGGCGACAAATATATAGAGACGGCAGCAATCTGGCCTATATGGATCATGTGGTTTTTTATTTGGTCTTCCAAGTCGGTTTTAGCCTTATTTGTGTTGGCCATTGACAAACAAAAAACCGCAGTTGCGATTAATTTAGCAGGGTTCATTGTTACTCTAGTTTTAAGTTTTATGCTTATTCCCAGATATAGCTATTTTGGAGCAACTCTATCGATGATTATTGCGGAAATGGTCATGTTCCTTTATGTCTGTGTTTATCTGATGAAATTAGGATACCGTGTTTTTGATGTCGGAAAACTATCGCGGATCGTCTTAATAAATTTGGTTCTAACTGTTCTTGCAATTTTGGCAAAAATAAATGACCCGATTGTTGCGTCTGCTGTTTTTTTGTGTTGCTACGTGACTTCCATTTTTGCCTTTAAAATTATTACCTCAAATGAAAAGAAAATGTTGACTTCATTATTTCGGAGGATTCCTAATTCTTAA
- the gmd gene encoding GDP-mannose 4,6-dehydratase, with protein sequence MSHPIALITGITGQDGSYLAEFLLGKGYEVHGVVRRVALEDPDHRMWRIRHLLKDIQLHMGSLESYPSIFRIVNNLKPAECYHLAAQSFVSYSFEDEFSTLNTNINGTHHILAAIKEASPSTRFYFAGSSEMFGKVREVPQKETTPFHPRSPYGISKVAGFDLTRNYREGYGLFAVSGILFNHESPRRGFEFVTRKITRGIFNLIHDNDYILELGNLDAKRDWGYAVDYVEAMWQMLQHSVADDFVVATGETHSVRDFINLAISSTDIELEWIGKADSEKAVDAQTGRTLIKVNPDYYRPAEVDLLIGDPSKAKLELGWKNKTSFNDLVRIMITEELNSLKTMA encoded by the coding sequence ATGAGTCATCCCATAGCGTTGATCACTGGAATTACAGGTCAAGACGGATCATACCTTGCTGAATTTCTTTTAGGAAAAGGATATGAGGTTCATGGTGTTGTACGAAGGGTGGCATTAGAAGATCCGGATCATCGAATGTGGAGGATTCGTCATCTTCTAAAAGATATTCAGTTACACATGGGATCGTTGGAAAGTTATCCTAGTATTTTCAGGATCGTTAACAACCTTAAGCCGGCAGAATGTTATCATTTAGCTGCTCAAAGTTTTGTCAGCTATTCGTTTGAGGATGAGTTTTCTACATTAAACACCAATATCAACGGTACTCATCATATTCTTGCGGCCATCAAAGAAGCCTCGCCATCCACCCGTTTCTATTTTGCGGGTTCCAGTGAGATGTTTGGTAAAGTACGCGAAGTTCCTCAAAAAGAAACGACACCGTTTCATCCGCGCTCGCCGTATGGTATATCGAAAGTAGCAGGATTTGATCTTACTCGAAATTACCGTGAAGGTTATGGCCTCTTTGCGGTCAGCGGCATTTTGTTTAATCATGAATCACCTCGTCGAGGCTTTGAATTTGTAACAAGGAAAATTACACGTGGTATTTTTAATCTGATACATGACAATGACTACATTTTAGAATTGGGCAACCTGGACGCAAAACGGGATTGGGGTTATGCTGTCGATTACGTCGAAGCGATGTGGCAGATGCTGCAACATTCTGTGGCCGATGATTTTGTGGTAGCAACCGGTGAAACGCATTCGGTTCGCGACTTCATTAACTTGGCAATATCGTCCACGGATATTGAATTGGAGTGGATAGGCAAAGCCGATTCTGAAAAAGCAGTGGATGCTCAAACCGGCCGCACACTAATCAAGGTTAATCCCGATTACTACAGGCCAGCCGAGGTGGACTTGCTGATTGGCGATCCTTCAAAGGCGAAACTCGAACTGGGATGGAAGAACAAAACTTCGTTTAATGATCTCGTTCGTATCATGATCACCGAAGAACTGAATTCTCTGAAGACAATGGCTTAA